One window of Methanobacterium alkalithermotolerans genomic DNA carries:
- a CDS encoding U32 family peptidase → MKRVPELLAPAGSFESLKAAIKAGADSVYLSGEKFGARRYADNFNHSQLLEAVNYAHLRNTKVYVTVNTLIKESEVVDMAEYLQSLYHMGVDAILIQDLGVLKIAREIVGELDLHASTQMTIHNEDGLKWAKKNGFKRVVLSRELSHNEITLLGDKTSLDLEVFMHGALCYGYSGQCLLSSVIGGRSGNRGICAQPCRKPYQLLKGEKDQYGRLINLERIKLDDEYLLSTRDLSLYTNLKHLVESGIRCLKIEGRMRSPDYVFVVVGIYRKALDQISQGKWKPDTEDLEALKLVFNRGFTPGKMFNKSGAQFMGMEKPGHRGLLVGTVLNYSLKKKELQIDLESQIHPEKGDGIYFKPEDNSPIKGMDLNEAPVFKGKKMYLRANFPVKKGSKVYLSRKKDLMDLISTPDTSNFKRSAQTLNFSFHLDENNFPVLKGEVKGEETPGISSQVTGKKAMEKAIKKPLHENQIKKQLLKTGDKPFVVEIKNMDYPGGLFTPLSELNKLRREVIVDLETKIIESYRPGPEKIKKSRKSLEIFKNSLKNSSKPSFKSSPSRLKGDILPEVKLSAYVDEMDTLKSALESGVKRIYFEAPLLSPPQLVKKCIMKNKRPLLYSRDNMLNMLKEALYLSQSSSVQLVWKWPSITHPGLLKFFKDVLEKSPPELGIMVSHPGTADYIQKKYPDRAIYGSAALNIWNSFSLKKLVPLFSTLTLSGELSKKDLAELCSSLQEDSKDMELVVQGNIESLLSKEGLITVDLLKSLTTKTNLSSAYWALKDKKNHVFPVKIGADCNTVILNSVETCLVDYLPFLIKIGINNFALDARGKSGAYLKKMLTLYQEALSSLSSPDFKHDLKQIKRRIKNISQGGLTSGNFRRGLEK, encoded by the coding sequence TTGAAGAGAGTTCCTGAATTATTAGCTCCTGCTGGATCTTTTGAATCTTTAAAAGCTGCTATTAAAGCTGGTGCAGATTCTGTTTATCTTTCAGGTGAAAAATTTGGAGCCCGGCGATATGCCGATAATTTCAACCACTCCCAATTATTAGAAGCGGTGAATTATGCTCATTTACGTAACACCAAAGTCTATGTAACGGTTAATACCTTAATTAAAGAGTCTGAAGTAGTGGATATGGCTGAGTATCTCCAAAGCTTATATCATATGGGAGTGGATGCGATTTTAATTCAGGACCTGGGGGTGTTAAAAATTGCCCGGGAAATTGTTGGTGAATTAGATTTACATGCATCCACCCAGATGACCATTCATAATGAGGATGGACTTAAGTGGGCTAAAAAAAATGGTTTTAAAAGAGTGGTGCTCTCTCGAGAACTTTCTCATAATGAAATTACCCTGCTGGGAGATAAAACTAGTTTGGATCTGGAAGTATTCATGCATGGTGCGCTTTGTTATGGTTACTCTGGCCAGTGCCTCTTATCTTCTGTAATTGGAGGTAGAAGTGGTAACCGGGGTATTTGTGCCCAGCCCTGTCGAAAACCTTATCAGCTCCTTAAAGGTGAAAAAGACCAGTACGGACGGCTAATAAATCTTGAAAGAATAAAACTGGATGATGAATACCTGCTCTCCACCCGGGATCTTTCCCTTTATACGAATCTCAAGCATTTAGTTGAATCTGGAATCAGATGTCTAAAAATAGAAGGGCGTATGAGGTCCCCGGATTATGTTTTTGTGGTGGTGGGTATCTATCGTAAAGCATTAGACCAGATTAGTCAGGGAAAATGGAAGCCTGACACTGAAGATTTAGAAGCACTTAAACTGGTATTTAATCGGGGTTTTACCCCGGGTAAGATGTTTAATAAATCCGGTGCCCAATTCATGGGGATGGAAAAACCCGGCCATCGAGGATTACTGGTAGGGACTGTTTTAAATTATTCCCTGAAAAAAAAAGAGCTCCAAATAGATTTAGAGTCTCAAATCCATCCCGAAAAGGGTGATGGTATCTATTTCAAGCCAGAGGATAACTCCCCCATTAAGGGTATGGATTTAAATGAAGCTCCGGTTTTTAAAGGGAAAAAAATGTATTTAAGGGCTAATTTTCCAGTTAAAAAAGGTTCTAAAGTATATTTAAGTAGAAAAAAGGATTTAATGGATTTAATATCCACTCCAGATACCTCAAACTTTAAAAGATCAGCTCAAACTTTAAATTTTTCCTTCCATTTAGATGAAAATAATTTCCCGGTATTAAAAGGGGAAGTAAAAGGTGAAGAAACTCCTGGAATTTCTTCCCAGGTTACTGGAAAAAAGGCCATGGAGAAGGCCATAAAAAAACCACTGCATGAAAATCAAATTAAAAAACAGCTGCTTAAAACCGGCGATAAACCTTTTGTGGTGGAAATAAAAAATATGGATTATCCGGGAGGACTTTTTACTCCTTTAAGTGAATTGAATAAACTTAGAAGAGAAGTTATAGTGGATTTGGAAACTAAAATCATAGAAAGTTATCGGCCGGGTCCCGAAAAAATAAAAAAGTCCAGAAAATCCCTGGAAATATTTAAGAATTCCCTGAAAAATAGTTCTAAACCCTCTTTTAAATCTTCCCCTTCCAGACTGAAGGGTGATATTTTACCGGAAGTTAAATTATCAGCCTATGTGGATGAGATGGACACCTTAAAATCCGCTCTAGAATCAGGAGTCAAACGGATTTACTTTGAAGCCCCACTACTATCACCACCCCAGTTAGTAAAAAAGTGTATAATGAAAAATAAGCGTCCTCTGCTGTATAGTCGGGATAATATGTTAAATATGTTAAAAGAGGCCCTGTATTTAAGCCAATCATCTTCTGTTCAATTAGTCTGGAAGTGGCCCTCCATCACCCATCCAGGGCTTTTAAAATTCTTTAAAGATGTTTTAGAAAAAAGCCCCCCGGAATTAGGGATAATGGTATCCCATCCCGGTACCGCGGATTATATTCAAAAAAAATATCCAGATAGGGCAATATATGGTTCAGCAGCCCTTAATATTTGGAACAGTTTTAGTTTAAAAAAGTTAGTGCCCTTATTTTCTACCCTTACCCTTTCTGGTGAACTTTCTAAAAAGGACCTGGCAGAGCTATGTTCTTCCCTACAAGAGGATTCAAAAGATATGGAACTGGTGGTTCAGGGCAATATTGAATCCCTGCTAAGTAAAGAAGGTCTAATTACAGTGGATTTACTTAAAAGTCTCACCACTAAGACCAACCTTTCCTCCGCATACTGGGCCCTGAAAGACAAGAAAAATCATGTTTTTCCAGTTAAAATAGGTGCAGATTGCAATACTGTTATTTTAAATTCTGTGGAGACCTGTCTGGTGGATTATTTGCCTTTTTTAATTAAAATTGGGATTAATAATTTCGCCTTAGATGCCCGGGGAAAAAGCGGTGCCTACCTGAAGAAGATGTTGACTTTGTATCAGGAAGCATTATCCAGTTTAAGCTCCCCCGATTTTAAACATGATTTAAAGCAGATTAAAAGGCGCATAAAAAATATCTCCCAGGGCGGCCTAACTTCCGGTAATTTCAGGCGAGGATTGGAAAAATAA
- the ppk1 gene encoding polyphosphate kinase 1, with product MSKGDYSYTQNRELSWLKFNLRVLEEAEDDSVPLLERLKFISIFTSNLDEFYMVRCGSLYDLSLIKEDYVDNKTGWSAQEQLDAIFDRTIFLYERRDEVFSTLNNLLKVEGIHDLGFNDLTKKEISFTKKYFFNCILPLLSPQIIDIHHPFPHLLNKSLNIMLIMRKKGKLLYGLVPVPSALPRIIFSPRDKLRFILMEKIILQYVDEIFSNYKVEFKTIVSVTRNADISLSDLQIDEDEDYRGYMKKILKKRTRLAPIRLELYQHSDPRLIDFLCDQLNLAPNQVQISHTPLDMAYVFELYDHIESVNELLFHQLSFNPFYPKIPERLKEGKILPQLKKRDILLFYPFESIEPFLRLLKEAANDENVISIKITIYRVARSSSIIKYLLEARENDKEVTVLIELRARFDEANNIHYAGLLEEAGCTVLYGFEEYKVHSKVCLITRKERNNIQYITQMGTGNYNERTCKLYTDLSFITTSKVIGEDAMLFFKNMAISNLNDDYEKLLVAPFGFKSQLIEKINQEIEKAHKNLPANIIMKMNSFSDRELIDMLNKASTAGVKIKLIIRGICCIIPGLKGKTENIEIISIVGRFLEHSRIYCFGTGEDTSIYLSSADLMVRNTEKRVEVAFPIENPILKKMIMHLLELQLQDNVKARKINAKGDYEKIYTWGEPVDSQKYFMNYDFSKIEEEYALKASFYSRLKHLFK from the coding sequence ATGTCTAAAGGAGACTATAGCTATACCCAAAATCGTGAATTATCCTGGTTAAAATTTAATCTTCGGGTTTTAGAAGAAGCTGAGGATGATTCTGTTCCTTTGTTAGAACGCTTAAAATTCATATCTATTTTTACCAGTAATCTTGATGAATTCTACATGGTTCGTTGCGGGAGTTTATATGATTTATCCCTGATAAAAGAGGACTATGTGGATAATAAAACCGGATGGAGTGCACAGGAACAATTAGATGCTATTTTTGATAGAACCATATTCTTATATGAACGTAGAGATGAGGTATTCTCTACTTTAAATAATCTTTTAAAAGTAGAAGGGATACATGACCTTGGCTTTAATGATTTAACTAAAAAAGAAATCAGCTTTACCAAAAAATATTTCTTCAACTGTATTCTTCCCCTTCTATCTCCTCAGATAATTGATATTCATCACCCCTTTCCTCATTTATTAAACAAATCTTTGAATATCATGCTCATCATGAGAAAAAAGGGTAAATTATTATATGGCCTGGTTCCCGTCCCTTCTGCTCTACCTCGAATTATTTTTTCTCCCCGGGATAAACTCCGTTTTATTTTAATGGAAAAAATAATACTGCAATATGTGGATGAAATTTTTTCCAACTATAAAGTGGAATTTAAAACCATAGTCTCGGTTACCCGCAATGCAGATATCAGTTTATCTGATTTGCAAATAGATGAAGATGAAGACTACCGGGGGTACATGAAAAAAATCTTAAAAAAAAGAACCAGGTTAGCACCAATCCGGCTGGAACTCTACCAGCATTCTGATCCCCGTTTAATAGACTTTTTATGTGATCAACTGAATCTGGCCCCTAATCAGGTTCAAATCTCCCACACTCCCCTGGACATGGCCTATGTGTTTGAATTATATGACCATATTGAATCGGTAAATGAATTACTATTCCACCAATTATCTTTTAATCCCTTTTATCCTAAAATACCTGAAAGATTAAAAGAAGGAAAGATCCTTCCCCAGCTAAAAAAAAGAGATATTCTACTTTTCTATCCTTTTGAATCAATAGAGCCTTTTTTAAGATTATTAAAAGAGGCAGCTAATGATGAAAATGTAATATCCATTAAAATTACTATTTATCGGGTGGCCCGGTCTTCTTCTATTATCAAATATTTATTAGAAGCACGGGAAAATGACAAGGAAGTAACGGTTTTAATTGAACTTAGAGCCAGATTCGATGAAGCAAACAATATCCACTACGCGGGCTTATTAGAAGAAGCAGGCTGCACCGTTTTATATGGCTTTGAAGAGTACAAAGTACACTCCAAAGTTTGCTTAATTACCAGAAAAGAAAGAAATAATATCCAGTACATCACCCAGATGGGTACCGGGAATTATAATGAAAGAACCTGCAAATTATACACCGACTTAAGTTTTATCACCACCAGTAAGGTTATCGGGGAAGATGCCATGCTATTTTTTAAGAATATGGCCATCTCTAATTTAAATGATGATTATGAAAAACTATTAGTAGCTCCTTTTGGTTTCAAATCCCAATTAATTGAAAAAATAAACCAGGAAATCGAAAAAGCCCATAAAAATCTCCCGGCCAATATTATCATGAAAATGAATTCTTTCTCAGATAGAGAATTAATTGACATGTTAAATAAAGCATCCACAGCAGGAGTTAAAATTAAATTAATAATAAGGGGTATTTGTTGCATAATTCCGGGATTAAAGGGCAAAACTGAAAATATTGAAATTATCAGCATCGTGGGTCGTTTTTTAGAACACTCCCGGATTTATTGCTTTGGTACTGGAGAGGATACTTCCATATATCTATCCAGTGCAGATTTAATGGTTAGAAATACTGAAAAAAGAGTGGAAGTGGCCTTTCCAATTGAAAATCCCATCTTAAAAAAAATGATAATGCACCTGCTGGAGCTACAGCTCCAGGACAATGTTAAGGCCCGGAAAATTAATGCTAAAGGTGATTATGAAAAAATATATACCTGGGGTGAGCCCGTTGACTCTCAGAAATATTTCATGAATTATGATTTTTCAAAAATAGAAGAAGAATATGCACTAAAAGCATCATTTTACTCCCGATTAAAGCATCTATTCAAATAA
- a CDS encoding Ppx/GppA phosphatase family protein yields the protein MLYGIVDIGSNTVRLNVYHCKKNDINLIFSKKENLGLVFFIKKGKLSAKGLEKLLTFLKKIKKDLHILKIHHYRFFSTAVLRNIENRAEVMDLIKKEVGLEIDLLSGEEEGELSFLGSISSLNNNQGILIDLGGGSVEIVLFKHKKIIKNCSIPIGSLKMYKEYVSGILPDKTESNLIKERTILELEKTGINHQKAHFMCGVGGSIRTIEKILRDLHLQHKKDDLIDVKLLKKLHKQLSPDDKKSHDKILKIKPSRIHTLVPALIILETITSYFGCEVIQTSKNSVREGYLFKKILNR from the coding sequence AATGATATAAACCTTATTTTTTCCAAAAAAGAAAATTTAGGTTTAGTTTTTTTTATAAAAAAAGGTAAATTAAGTGCTAAAGGCCTGGAAAAACTGTTAACCTTTCTTAAAAAAATCAAAAAAGACCTGCATATTTTAAAAATTCATCATTACCGCTTTTTTTCCACAGCAGTACTTCGAAATATTGAAAACCGTGCTGAGGTCATGGACCTGATTAAAAAGGAAGTGGGCCTGGAAATTGATTTATTATCTGGTGAAGAAGAAGGAGAATTAAGTTTCCTGGGATCTATTTCCTCTCTTAATAATAACCAGGGGATACTCATTGATTTAGGGGGAGGAAGTGTTGAGATTGTACTTTTTAAACATAAAAAAATAATAAAAAACTGCAGCATCCCTATCGGATCTTTAAAAATGTATAAAGAGTATGTTTCTGGCATTTTACCAGATAAAACCGAGTCAAATCTAATTAAAGAAAGAACCATTCTGGAACTAGAAAAAACAGGAATAAATCATCAAAAGGCGCATTTCATGTGTGGAGTGGGAGGCAGTATCCGTACTATTGAAAAAATATTAAGGGATTTACACTTACAGCACAAGAAAGATGATTTAATAGATGTTAAATTATTAAAGAAGCTGCACAAACAATTAAGCCCGGATGATAAGAAAAGCCATGATAAAATTTTAAAGATTAAACCCTCCAGAATTCATACTCTGGTCCCGGCTTTAATAATTCTAGAAACAATAACTTCTTATTTCGGCTGTGAAGTGATACAAACCAGTAAGAATAGTGTAAGAGAAGGATATTTATTTAAAAAAATATTAAATAGGTAG
- a CDS encoding MutS-related protein produces the protein MAEKLDLTTIKGVGERMAQKIILKLGGEEELVKVIENYEVDRLASIEGISQRKAIEIVNGLLGNPAQKFLKTDRSRQLYEEIIEKIMEYAHTSHARNKILLLAPTTHRELIQKRLDLVNKSRKMVSTLPLEKVTGLLKNLHLPKNSKPLYDPSKAILVENQEDMDYLMEIGINQYYPVISNVESREIQQYETVFYLYSSGEIELDDAGNVIMISLQADMAEIIPDVELNYFKDNEDIFRQVLELRGILKKESVLGEVMEILSTLQGLESREIDFDKVVKKARVEADGILKESIKKVDLKGDEVLHLLNQGLPPKIEKIFDQVIRKARDQIKIETGVEFDPFFPTYPLEIDQQEVERIKKREISRYQIEAFDKKVKAAGQLSLLKEKVEKEISEALEFDYEFALGCFAHYYQLEVPEISDEFSLEGALHLNLAQEEDVQRIDYHLSYPENVALLTGANSGGKTTLLETLAQISIMTQMGLPVCAKNARVKILDEIYFFSKKRSLDAGAFESFLHTFMPIVIKDSEKLILLDELEAITELEAAVKIISSFIEFIQNSNSFAVIVTHMARELMKHSTVRVDGIEASGLDEDYNLIVDRTPRINYMARSTPELILRMIYNRSQGDLKEVYRKMLEKF, from the coding sequence ATGGCAGAAAAATTGGATCTCACCACTATTAAAGGGGTGGGGGAACGGATGGCCCAGAAGATTATTTTGAAACTGGGTGGAGAAGAAGAGCTGGTGAAGGTTATTGAAAATTATGAAGTAGATAGATTAGCCTCTATTGAAGGAATTAGTCAAAGAAAAGCCATTGAAATAGTAAATGGACTTTTAGGTAATCCTGCTCAAAAATTTTTAAAAACAGATCGATCCAGGCAGTTATATGAAGAGATTATAGAAAAAATAATGGAGTATGCTCACACCAGCCATGCCCGCAATAAAATTTTGCTGCTGGCCCCTACAACCCACCGGGAATTAATACAGAAGCGACTGGATTTAGTAAATAAATCCCGAAAAATGGTGTCTACTTTACCTTTAGAGAAAGTAACTGGCCTTCTTAAAAATTTACACCTTCCTAAAAATTCTAAACCATTATATGATCCTTCAAAGGCCATTCTAGTAGAAAATCAGGAAGATATGGATTATTTGATGGAGATAGGGATTAATCAATATTACCCGGTGATTAGTAATGTGGAATCTAGGGAGATACAGCAGTATGAAACGGTGTTCTATCTTTACTCCAGTGGGGAGATAGAATTAGATGATGCTGGTAATGTGATTATGATATCCCTGCAAGCAGATATGGCTGAAATTATACCGGATGTGGAATTGAATTATTTTAAAGATAATGAGGATATTTTCCGCCAGGTGCTGGAACTTAGAGGAATTCTAAAAAAAGAAAGTGTGCTGGGGGAAGTAATGGAAATACTATCCACCTTACAGGGACTGGAATCCCGGGAAATAGATTTTGATAAGGTGGTTAAAAAGGCCAGGGTAGAGGCAGATGGTATATTAAAAGAATCCATTAAAAAAGTGGATCTTAAAGGAGATGAAGTTCTGCACCTTTTAAATCAGGGTTTGCCCCCCAAGATAGAAAAAATATTTGATCAGGTTATCAGGAAAGCAAGGGATCAAATAAAAATTGAAACTGGTGTGGAGTTTGATCCTTTCTTTCCCACCTACCCCCTGGAGATAGACCAGCAGGAAGTAGAAAGAATTAAAAAAAGGGAGATATCCCGTTACCAGATAGAAGCTTTTGATAAAAAGGTTAAAGCAGCAGGCCAGCTTTCTTTATTAAAAGAAAAAGTCGAAAAAGAAATATCAGAAGCCCTGGAATTTGATTATGAATTTGCACTGGGATGTTTTGCCCATTACTACCAGTTGGAGGTGCCGGAGATTAGTGATGAATTCTCCCTGGAGGGTGCCTTACATTTAAACCTGGCCCAGGAAGAGGATGTGCAGAGAATAGATTATCATCTTTCTTATCCCGAAAATGTGGCCTTACTTACTGGAGCTAATAGTGGAGGAAAGACCACTTTACTGGAAACTCTGGCCCAGATATCGATTATGACCCAGATGGGGCTTCCGGTTTGTGCTAAAAATGCCCGGGTGAAAATTTTAGATGAGATTTACTTTTTTTCTAAAAAAAGATCCCTGGATGCCGGTGCATTTGAATCATTCCTCCATACTTTCATGCCCATTGTAATTAAAGATAGTGAAAAATTGATTCTTCTGGATGAATTAGAGGCTATAACTGAATTAGAAGCAGCAGTAAAAATCATATCCAGTTTCATCGAATTTATACAAAATTCTAATTCCTTTGCCGTTATAGTCACCCACATGGCCCGGGAACTGATGAAACATTCCACCGTGAGGGTGGATGGAATTGAAGCCAGTGGGCTGGATGAGGATTATAATTTAATTGTGGATCGTACACCCCGTATTAATTACATGGCCCGTAGTACTCCCGAATTAATTTTAAGGATGATTTATAATCGTTCACAGGGAGATTTAAAGGAAGTATACCGTAAAATGTTGGAGAAGTTTTAA
- a CDS encoding GAF domain-containing protein, protein MSKTKVMVVEDESIVAIDIGQRLESLGYEVTATVSSGEKAIEKAQETSPDIILMDIVLKGKMDGIEAASVITERFNIPIVYLTAYSDEKTLKRAKITGPFGYIIKPFEDRELHSVIEVALYKYEMDIKLKKSEELYRIIVNSMNDILFTLDMDEKCTMISEPQLKRYGLNKDNFIGKTPLEIFGEEGKIHHEHNLKVLQGESVVYEWSTQFTGEKLYFQTSISPLKNEKDEIIGIVGLFRDVSDLKEAKKALSWELNVNNSLAELSQKLLNPISLEKISKNVLNYAVSLTGSQFCFVGYVEPGTKNLKSFSVTPQVYEKCHVSDIFSTEFNFNEVGGLWGWVLDNKEPLMTNDPNNDPRSIGTPEGHVKINRFLSVPAIMDGELVGQIALANAEEPYQDHDLELVSRLANLYALAVHRKLSENQIKASEEKNRRIVEKFLKIVSEVLTEIK, encoded by the coding sequence ATGTCTAAGACAAAAGTCATGGTGGTGGAAGATGAGAGTATAGTGGCTATTGATATTGGCCAGCGGCTGGAAAGCCTGGGCTATGAAGTAACGGCAACTGTATCCTCTGGAGAAAAAGCTATTGAAAAGGCTCAAGAAACTTCACCAGATATAATACTAATGGATATTGTACTTAAAGGCAAAATGGATGGGATTGAAGCAGCTTCTGTAATTACTGAACGTTTTAATATACCCATCGTATACCTGACTGCTTATTCTGATGAAAAAACCCTGAAAAGGGCCAAGATTACCGGTCCCTTTGGATATATAATCAAACCTTTTGAAGATAGGGAATTACACAGTGTAATTGAGGTGGCCTTATATAAATATGAAATGGATATCAAGCTTAAAAAAAGCGAGGAATTATACCGTATAATAGTTAATTCCATGAATGATATTCTTTTCACCTTGGATATGGATGAAAAATGCACCATGATTTCCGAGCCACAATTAAAACGATATGGCCTTAATAAAGACAATTTTATAGGTAAAACCCCTTTAGAAATATTTGGTGAGGAAGGCAAAATCCATCATGAGCATAATCTTAAGGTCTTACAGGGAGAAAGTGTGGTTTATGAATGGTCCACCCAATTTACCGGAGAGAAATTATACTTCCAGACTTCAATTTCACCTCTTAAAAATGAAAAAGATGAAATAATTGGTATTGTTGGGCTTTTTAGAGATGTTAGTGATTTAAAAGAAGCTAAAAAAGCTCTTTCATGGGAGCTGAATGTTAATAATTCCCTGGCTGAATTATCCCAAAAACTTTTAAATCCTATTTCACTGGAAAAAATATCAAAAAATGTTTTAAATTATGCAGTGAGTTTAACTGGAAGCCAATTTTGTTTTGTAGGCTATGTGGAGCCGGGAACAAAAAATCTAAAAAGCTTCAGTGTGACACCCCAGGTATATGAAAAATGTCATGTTAGTGACATATTTTCCACTGAATTCAATTTTAATGAAGTAGGAGGACTATGGGGATGGGTACTGGATAACAAAGAACCCTTAATGACCAATGATCCTAATAATGACCCACGCTCTATAGGAACACCAGAAGGTCATGTGAAAATAAATAGATTCCTTTCTGTACCGGCTATTATGGATGGGGAGCTGGTGGGGCAGATTGCTCTTGCTAATGCAGAAGAACCCTATCAAGATCATGATTTAGAACTAGTAAGCAGGCTGGCTAATCTTTATGCTCTGGCTGTGCATCGTAAACTTTCTGAAAACCAGATAAAAGCCAGCGAAGAAAAAAACAGACGTATTGTAGAGAAATTTTTGAAGATAGTCTCGGAAGTGCTAACAGAAATCAAATAG
- a CDS encoding ABC1 kinase family protein, translated as MKLWRSNKPNLKRLNEIITVLNKYDFGFVAIKIQLKSKIPLIDHSYEYESIEELDETLPVRLRQVLQELGTTYIKLGQTLSTRPDLVGDDFAREFSKLQDDNPPLDFKLIRKVVESELGDRLENLFLEFDEEPLASASIGQVHRAVLNDNREVAVKIQKPGVEELVKTDLSMMKFLAKRIDEFIPPARNYNLPGIVNEFERSILKEIDYIQEVRNINVFNNNFKDVDYVYVPRTHAPYCTPKVMTMELVKGTKVSEVVLHPQEFNPKLIARRGVESYFKQIMIDGFFHADPHSANIYILEDNVICFLDFGMMGILDADFQENLAELFIYFMDTNVNGIINQLMYMDILEQDARSRSLKYDLTDLMYRYYGTELKGIQGGMEDLVSLMRKYGVSLPREFVLMARGIAMLEELGLQLDPEFNAVEILKPMTIKIVKKKFSPFKLVDFIKDNIFEVEHLLKTLPRSINRTLYKIEEGKFTLEVEHKDLERISNKISMALIISALLIGSSLTILSDKGILILGLPFLGVIGFTLSAILGFWMVISLMK; from the coding sequence ATGAAACTTTGGAGAAGTAATAAGCCTAATTTGAAGCGACTTAATGAGATTATTACTGTCCTTAATAAGTATGATTTTGGTTTTGTGGCCATAAAAATTCAATTAAAAAGTAAGATACCCCTAATAGATCATTCCTATGAATATGAATCCATTGAAGAACTGGATGAAACTCTTCCAGTTAGATTAAGACAGGTTTTGCAGGAATTAGGAACCACTTATATAAAATTAGGTCAGACTTTAAGTACCCGGCCTGATCTGGTGGGAGATGATTTTGCCCGGGAATTTTCCAAGTTGCAGGATGATAATCCCCCCCTTGATTTTAAGTTGATTCGCAAAGTGGTGGAAAGTGAACTGGGAGATCGTTTAGAAAATTTATTTTTAGAGTTTGATGAAGAACCCCTGGCTTCAGCTTCTATTGGGCAGGTTCACCGGGCTGTATTAAATGATAATCGGGAGGTAGCAGTTAAAATACAAAAACCAGGTGTAGAAGAACTGGTAAAAACTGATTTAAGTATGATGAAATTTTTAGCCAAACGGATAGATGAATTCATACCCCCGGCACGTAATTATAATCTCCCTGGAATAGTTAATGAATTTGAACGCTCTATTTTAAAAGAAATTGATTATATTCAGGAAGTAAGGAATATTAATGTTTTTAATAACAATTTTAAAGATGTGGACTATGTTTATGTTCCCCGTACCCATGCTCCTTACTGTACTCCTAAAGTAATGACCATGGAGCTGGTTAAAGGTACTAAAGTATCAGAGGTGGTACTCCATCCCCAGGAATTTAATCCTAAGTTAATTGCTCGAAGGGGGGTTGAATCCTATTTTAAGCAGATAATGATAGATGGATTTTTCCATGCCGATCCCCACTCTGCCAATATTTATATCTTGGAGGATAATGTAATCTGTTTTTTAGACTTTGGTATGATGGGAATTCTGGATGCTGATTTCCAGGAGAATCTGGCAGAATTATTCATTTATTTCATGGATACCAATGTTAATGGCATTATTAACCAGTTAATGTATATGGATATTCTGGAACAAGATGCCCGAAGTAGATCCTTAAAATACGACCTCACTGATTTAATGTACAGGTACTATGGAACTGAATTAAAAGGTATTCAGGGAGGAATGGAGGATCTGGTATCTTTAATGAGAAAATACGGTGTTTCTTTACCTCGTGAATTTGTTTTAATGGCCCGTGGTATTGCCATGCTGGAAGAATTGGGTTTGCAGCTGGATCCTGAATTCAATGCAGTGGAAATACTAAAACCAATGACCATAAAAATCGTTAAAAAGAAATTCAGTCCATTTAAGCTGGTTGATTTTATTAAGGACAATATATTTGAAGTAGAGCATCTTCTAAAAACATTACCCCGCTCCATCAACCGCACCCTCTATAAAATAGAGGAAGGTAAGTTCACCCTGGAAGTAGAGCATAAAGACCTGGAAAGAATAAGTAATAAGATCTCCATGGCCCTTATCATATCAGCACTGTTAATTGGTTCCTCTTTAACCATACTAAGTGATAAAGGAATTCTGATTCTGGGTTTGCCTTTTTTAGGAGTTATTGGATTTACCCTGAGTGCCATTTTAGGATTCTGGATGGTTATTTCTTTAATGAAATAG